In Phalacrocorax carbo chromosome 1, bPhaCar2.1, whole genome shotgun sequence, the genomic stretch AATTTCTCACTTAAATGAAGTTGCTTCTAAACGGGGAGTTATCGGCTACACAGTAGCTGcatgtttaaataaaacctaaatCGCAATCCCCAGGTATTTCTCACTGATCTTTTAGTCTTGGTGTATGTAACTACAAATAACAATTTAGCTCAGAGGTGAGAACTGTAGTGTGTGTTTTATGCCGGTGATTCCATCATGTAGCAATTAGTACCATGTTCTTGCATAGTTCTCAAGATCCATACTGGAAATAGAtggagaaattttctttttggactactctttaaaaaaattgcaacaTTAACTACTATTTTTTACCCCCAAAAGTCTACTGAGCAGCGTTATATTTTAGCAGTTAAACTAGTACCCTTGTTACGTGATTTGTCTCTTATAGTCTTCTTTTACTGAGGGTTAGAAGCGTTTCATGAGTAATCATTAAAATGTTGGCATTCTCTAGCTTAAAGCCAGGTGCTTATAATAAAAGTGCATCTGTGATAACTTCTGATGATAAAAACACACTATGTTCAGAATAtttcattgggaaaaaaaccaagtgtGGGTGCAAGTCCCTTTAGTTCTGCCTGATAAAGAGGCTCAGTCAAGAACAGAGCGTCCAAATAACTGCCTGCACAGCTAATGTTAGTGGGGATCCTCCCCTCAACAGAGGTTCAGCCTCAGTAGCCTTTATTTGGTGTCACATTTagagtgtgtgtatatatatattttagcaaGTTTGGATATAGCCAGCTTGACTCTACCTGACTTGCTGTGATCCCCAAGACAATGAAAGGCTGAGAAACAGATGGACAAAGTATTTACCACTTTTCACTAGGTAGCTCAGAACAAACAGCTGGCCAAGTGTTTTGTTATAAACAAATGTTAAATCACAGCTAGAATTCTTTGCATTCCTCAGCTTCAAACAAAGGAGTGTGCAGTTACTATGAGATGGCAAACCTGTTTGAGTTGGTGATTCCTGTGATGCTTTACTCAGTCCAGCACGAATTTGTTACAAGGTCACCTTCCTCCTTTTAATACTCACATATTTCAGATCATAGGGCTTAGTGATGGAGAGAGGATCCCAACAGCTGTGTACTTTTACCTGATGAGCTCTCCAGAGAAACTCTGCTGTGAAATGCTCCCCTCTTGTGACAACAAGCCTGAACAACCAAATGCAGCTACATTTGCGTGGTTAGCACCACGTTCTTTTGGATTTTTAGGGAGATGTGTTCCAATAACTTCAAGGGGTACTGTGTTCTAAGTGTGTGATTTGTTTCCGTATAAAACTGGACCTGAACACAAGTTTTGAGTTgttggggttggttggttggtttggttttttttttttggtaataatCTCAGGACCTGAAAGATTGTAGCATTTAGTGTGTCTTAAAAATGATGTACTGTACCAGCCATGGATTTTGTAAATACACCTGTCtcccttttttgtattttaatttttttaaaagtgtgtaaGGCTCTTTGCCAGAGGAACTGGTGCCTGCTCAATTTCGATCCTGAactgaagcaggaaaaggaagaagctgCTGCCGCAAAAGCCCGCATCAGTTCCGAATGTGTATATTGTTGTGGTCAGTTTAATGGCTGTTAGTCTTTTGTTAGTTGGGAAGCTGGTTTGTTCCCCTGCACATTCCCAGTTGTGGCTAGCAAAGCCCTATCAGGGAGACTAATTTTAACTCTCTTCTCTGTGACTACTTGATGTTTTCACTCCTTCTGGATACTCAGGTTTGATATCCCTGAGAAGTCTGATCTTTCAGCAGTCAGGACTGTTGGCCCTCTGCAAGAATAGCTGGAGAGCATTTCTCATTTTATCAGTGCTTTGGTCCAAACACCGTAATATGGTTTGTATCCTGCGAACCTTGCAGATAACACTGCCTCCACCTGTTCTGAGAGGAACTTgcccttttattttctgctttcctgaaaggagtgcaaagatttatttttttttttatttctttgggcAGCAGACTTTGCTCTGGGATCCAACCTTGCCAGCAGACCCCTGTTCTGCAGTAGGAGCCTTACTCAATTTGGCGTAGCTGTTCCCTGTCCCTAACTGCGACAGGCTTTTTTCATGagtgtacttttttttaatgtcatgtGTCTGTGCTGTATTAAATAAAGAGGAATGTACATATTAGCCCTGtctctgtgttttctcacaaaaatgAAGATGTAAAAAGGTTTCACTTGAAGGGTTGGGGCTTTTTGTTGGGTTTCTCATTGTTCTGGGGGGTTGGCAGGGACACAGGCACTACTGCGAGCAAGGAGAAGCGCTTTAAAGCTACAGGAAGATTACTGTAAGAAGGGAACGCTCCCCTTTTGGGGTGCGCTATTTCAACGCCCACTCCGCGGACCCTCCCTCTTGAAGGGGCTGAAGGGAGCCCTCCCGCTCCCACCCCGGCCCCTCCCCGCGCTCCCAGGGGGCTGCGCGGCAGGCGCCTTCCGGCTCGCGAGCCCAGTCAGCGGCCTCTGACACCTGCCATAAAAGGGAGAGAGGCGGCGTCAGCAGAGAAGTACCCGCATCGACCCACCCCTCTCGCGGCAGCCCCAGTGGCCTAATGGATAAGGCATTGGCCTCCTAAGCCAGGGATTGTGGGTTCGAGTCCCATCTGGGGTGGGCGTTTTTTTTCCTGCGGGCTGAGGCGGAGTGGCCGCGACCCGCAAGGGGTCGGCAACGTTCGAACCGCGCCGCCCTTCCAGAGCCGCCGCTCTCCGCCGCCTGGGGCTTCTGAGCGCGTGTCCCGTCCCCCCGACCCGTGGGTTCTAACGAGTTGTAAATCGTTATAAGACCGGAGACCTCAGAAACACGCGTGGGCTGTTCGAGGAGGGGAAGGGCCACGGCCCAGCCCGGCTTCCCGCCGCGGGACGAGCCCCTAGCTTGCCTCCCGGTGACCCCGCTCCGCTACCTTCGGCCGGCCCCAACGGCCAACTCGCGCCGCGCGCAGCCTGGCGGCGGGTGGCTCCTCCCCCACCCAACAGGCCGAGGCCGCGAGGGTGGGAGCCCGCGCACCCCGCTCGCCTCCTtattggccgccgcggcgagACTGTGGAGGTGGTGCAAGATGGCGGCGCTGGGCTCTCCGTTGCGGACTTTACGCGGGCTTCTGCGCGAGCTCCGCCACGCCAACGAGCGGTCCGGCCGCTCCTATCGCGAAATGCCCGCCTACCGGCATATCGTGGCGGCCTTCCGCGCCCACCGGGTACGCGCGGGCTTCCCCTgtgtctctccctccctccagcctcctccccGCGGGGGAGGCGATGCGATGCGAGGCCAGGCGGCGGGAGCCCGCGTCCGCGGTGGGGGAGGTGAACGCTGCGGGTCTATGTTCCCTCCTCTCGGCAGGTCACCAGCGAGAAGCTGTGCCGGgcccagcaggagctgcactTCCAGGCTGCCACCTACCTCTGCCTGCTCCGCAGCGTCCGGGAGCACGCGGCCCTTCACCGGGAGTACCACGGCAAAGGGGAGCGCTCGCCTGAGGAGGTCGCCGGCCTGGTGGGCTTCAGGTTGCCCCAGCAGCCGGGAGGGAAGGCTTAGGATGATTGTGTCACGTTCCCTATTTATTCCTGAATAAATATCCTACACTACGATTTTTTAGGTTGTGTTTTCTGTCCATTTTAGTTTGTGGGTGCGGTGCGAAAGAGCCATAACCAGGAATCTTCTCAGTTTATTAAGCACACCTGACACCCCCCTTCAATCAGAATGCGTGGTACGATAGACAACCTACACCGAATGAGGGGAACGTTGGTTGTAGTGGGAAAACGTGACAGCCTTCACTGCTAAACTCTTTTGTCTGAAGAGCTGCAAGGGTTGTTGGCTCCCCCCTGAGAATCTCTGGTAAGAGAAGTTGTTTCTAGTGCAGGGATTTCCAGCCACTTCGTGTGTATGGGGAATTTTCTACTCCCAAGAGTGAAGGACCTTTATTTGGAACATTAGCAGATTCTGGCAAGGACTGCAGTAGCGTGAACCTTTTTCatcttgaagatttttttttccctgtagtgGTGAGCTAGCAGTAATAATTCTAAGAGATTTAATGGATTATGTGTTTCTTTGTGTCTCTGAGCGG encodes the following:
- the FMC1 gene encoding protein FMC1 homolog; protein product: MAALGSPLRTLRGLLRELRHANERSGRSYREMPAYRHIVAAFRAHRVTSEKLCRAQQELHFQAATYLCLLRSVREHAALHREYHGKGERSPEEVAGLVGFRLPQQPGGKA